The sequence GCGAAAAGTGCGCTCGCCGTGTCCGCCGGTTTCGACCGCGATTCCACGGTCGAGCAGGGCTGGAATTTGGTTCTTCAGCTCACTTTGGCTTCGGGTGTCAGAGACGGTAACACGAGCGCCGCGAGCGGCTAAAAACTGCGCAGATGCGACGCCGGATTTTCCTAGTCCGACGACAAGCACGCGTTTGCCTTTCACATCCATCGCCATCTGCCATTCTGCCACGAGTTGCTCTGGACTTCAGCGCAGTTTCAGCGTCGTAAGAGCAAAGAGTGCAAACACGAGCGCAGCAATCCAGAAGCGCACGATCACCTTCGACTCCGACCACCCAATTAACTCAAAGTGATGGTGCAGTGGCGCCATCTTGAAGATGCGCTTCTTGCGAAGCTTGTACGAACCCACTTGCAAAATCACCGACAGCGCTTCAAGCACGAATACTCCACCGATGAATGGCAGCAGCAGCTCCTGCTTGATGATGACGGCGACGGTCCCGATGGCGCCACCCAGTGCCAGCGAGCCGACGTCGCCCATGAAGATTTCGGCGGGATGCGCGTTGTACCAAAGAAAGCCGATACTCGATCCGACCATGGCGCCGCAGAACACGGTAAGCTCTCCGACCTGCGGCATCTTTTGCAATTCCAGGTACTCGGCAAAGCGCGCGTGGCCGCTTACGTAAGTAAGGACCGTCAAAGCAGCGGCGGCTACGATTGTGCAGCCGATCGCGAGCCCATCCAGTCCATCAGTGAGGTTAACCGCGTTGCTCGATCCCACAATCACTAGAACTACAAAGATGATGAACGGAAGAAACGCGAGGACCCAGAGGTGAGGAGACTGCAGCAGCGCTTCGATCGCCAGATCAGGTCGAAACCGCTTTATGAAAGGCACCATCAGATGCGTGGAGTATTGACCGGTCGCCTGCATGGCAACCAACACGACCGCGATAATGAAGCTAACCGCGATCTGTAGACCTAGTTTGGAGCGGCCCGTTAGCCCGAGGTTACGATGATGGACGATCTTCAAGTAATCGTCTGTAAATCCAATCGCTGCGAATGCCAACGTCGAGAGCACAACCATCCAGATATATCGGTTCGTCAGGTCGGACCAGAGTAGCGTAGGAACGACGATGGCGACCACGATAAGCACTCCGCCCATGGTTGGAGTGCCCGCCTTCTTCTGATGGGCGGCTGGACCTTCTTCTCTTATGTATTGCCCAATCTGGAACTGACGCAATTGCCGGATAATGGCTGGACCTACGATCATCCCCATGAATAGCGCAGTGAGACTGGCAAAGGCGGTGCGGAAAGTGATGTAACTGAAGATGCGAAAAGGAGGGAAGACCGTGTGCAGCCTCTGATACAGCAACCAATAAAGCAATCTTCCTCCGCTCTAACCGATATATCTAATATGAATCACCCTGGGGATATGGGCCTAACGTGTACCTTGTTCAGTTCGTCATGTAAGACGTAATTTCTCATTCAGCCGTTCGAGAGCGCGTTCGAGCCGCACCCCGCGAGATGCCTTGAGCAAAACCACATCGCCGGCTTGAAGGTTGTCGGCAAGCCAATCTCCTGCCTGTTCTGGCTCCGCGAAAAATTTCGCGTTCACACCAGCGGCCGCAGCACCTTCCACTATAAAGCGAGCCTGCCCACGTACTCCGATGAGAATATCGATCTTGCGTTGTGCAATGTGATTCCCGGATTCGCGATGCAAATCGGGAGCGGTGGGACCGAGTTCAAGCATCTCGCCCGCCACCACAATCCTGCGTTTGGCCGGTGAAGCCGCCACCACGTCCACCATAGCATCGAGCGCCTTGGGATTCGAGTTGTAAGAGTCGTTGATGAGCGTGGCGCCGGCAACCTGAGTAACTTGTCCGCGCTTGTCGGGAGCCTTGAGCGAAGCAAGCGAAGCTGCAGCTTCAGTTGGCGTGACTCCGCCCTCGAGAGCGACCGCGATGCCCGCTAAGGCATTCAGCAGGTTGTGACGTCCCAGCAACGGCAGCTCCAGCGGAGTGTTCACTCCACTCGCAGCGAGCTGAAAACGCGATCCGCGTGGACCGAGGTCCTCAATCCGCTTTGCGCAGACCTCGGCCGGATGTTCAATGCCGAACCGAATGACTTTCCCGTGAAAATCGCGCCCGAACTGCGAAACGTAAGCATCGTCGGCATTCAGGAAAGCCATCCCACCCGCGGGCAATGCCGCAATCAACTCATATTTTGCCCGCGCAATGCCCGAAATGCCCTCCGGAAAAAATTCGAGATGAACAGGAGCGACCGAAGTGACCACACCCCAATCCGGCTTTGCAATCTCGCACAACGCGGCGATCTCTCCTGCGTGCGACATGCCCATCTCAATCACGGCGATGTCGTGCTCCGATTCGAGCTTTAGGAGTTGCAAGGGCAATCCGAAATGATTATTGAGGTTTCCGAGTGATTTCAGCACGTGAAAGCGTGCCGAGAGCAGATGCGCGATTACATCCTTGGTCGTGGTCTTACCAGCAGAGCCCGTCACGCCGATTAATCGCTTACCCCAAAGTCTGCGGACTGCGGCTCCTAGTCGCTGAAGGGCGACGAGCGTGTCCTTTACGATCAGTACTTGTTCTTCGCCGGCGAACTTCTGAGATTGATCCTGCGCGACTACCGCTGCAACCGCACCAGACCTGAGCGCGCCTGAGACGAATTCATGACCATCGAGCCGCTCGCCTTTTACGGCAAAAAATAGATCCCCCGGCTGGATGGTGCGGGAGTCGATCGAATAACCAGACGCCACCCGCTCGCCATCGAAGTTGCCCGATGCTTCAATGAACTCTGCAATTCGCCACAACGGCAGCTTCATGCGACGGGCGCTCCCTCAGGAACGAACGCCCTATAACTCAAACTAGCCAACACTTCCTTAGCGATCTGCACATCATCAAACGGGAACGTGCCGTCACGAGTGATCTGGTATTTCTCGTGACCTTTGCCGGCGAGAAGAACTATGTCGCCCGAACGAGCCTCAACGATTGCGAGCGTAATTGCCTTTCGACGATCGGGCTCAACGGCGTGTGGAGTTCCCGTTTGCAGTAGGCCCGGCAGGGCATCAGCGATGATCTTTTGCGGGTCCTCACTGCGAGGATTGTCGGACGTCAGTACCACAAAGTCGCTGCCTTCTCCGGCCGCACGCCCCATGAGCGGACGCTTAGAGCGGTCACGATCGCCGCCACACCCAAACATAGTTATGATCCGGCCCGGCGCCTTTTGCTTATCGCGCAATTGCCGCGCGCTGCGAGTGAGATTGCGCAATGCATCGTCCGTGTGGGCATAGTCGACGACCACGATAAAAGGCTGCCTACAATCAACCAGCTCGAACCTGCCCGGTACCCGCTCGAACGAGGCTATCGCGTTGCGAATCTGCTCAACAGCACATCCGCGAGCAAAGCCTGCGCCAGCCGCAGCCAGCACGTTGTAAACGTTGATCTCACCAATCAATCGTGATTCACACGCGACCGACTTGCCTCGAACGCGCAGCCGAAACCGCGTTCCTGTAGGCAGATACTCGATGTTCTGCGCAGTCACATCGCATTCGGAACGAAGCCCGTAGCTCATGGTTTCGGTACCGCTGTGCTTCGCTGTCCCAAGAAGCGAAGTTCCAAAGCTGTCATCGGCATTGACTACGGCCAACCGGGGAGGAGCGGCCCCATTCGACTCGAACAACTTTTGCTTCGACGCAGAGTAGGCATCCATGGTGCGGTGGTAGTCGAGATGATCGCGTGTTAGGTTCGTAAAAACCGCCACATCGTAATGCAGTCCATAGACGCGCCCCTGCTCCAATGCGTGAGACGAGACTTCCATCACGACCTCGCTCGCACCTGCCCGCAGAGCCTCGTCGAATGTCGCATTCAGCTCCAGTGACTCGGGCGTTGTGTGAGGAGCAGGAATGACGCGACCGGCAACGTGATACTCAATGGTTCCAATCATCGCCACCGAGCGGCTCGCGGCTCGCAGAATGTGCTCGGTAAGGAAAGTGGTCGTGGTCTTTCCATTCGTTCCAGTGATTCCCGTCAGCTTCAACTTCTCTGCTTGTCGAGCATAGAAGTTGGAGCTAATGCGAGCCAATGCTTTCCGGCCGTGCGCTACTCTGGCGAATGCTACGCTGCCGGGCAAAGCAACGTCATCGGAATCGGAAACTACGGCAACTGCGCCCTGGCGGATCGCTGTATCGATGAAGCGATTGCCATCGCTGGTTTCACCATGCATCGCAAGAAAGACGAATCCAGGACGCACCTTGCGCGAGTCATAGGCGACACCTTGAACATCGGCGTCGCCAGCGATTGAGATCGCGTCGACGTCGCGCATGATTTCTCGGAACTTCATTGAGGCGATTATAGTGGCGTAAATTCCGTTGATAATTGAGGTAAAGACCTAGGGAAACACTAAAGGTCTAGCGCGCAAATTGCACTGTCACGTGTCCACCAGTGGGCAGTCGCGCGCCGGGCATCGGATTCTGTTGCCTCGCCACTCCGGAGCCGAAGATGTCGACCTCCAGCCCTGCCTTTTGGCTCTCTTCGATTACTGTGCGGACCGGCTTGCCCAGGAATGACGGCACAGTCTTTGCGGCGTCCACGTCAAGCACAACGGTTCCAGTCCTAGGGAGGAGCGGGGAATTCGAACCTTCATGCAGGGTTGTGCTGCCATCACTAGACGCAGCATGCTGCGTCTCTACAGTTGCTGCTTGACGATAGGCAGCAGGAACGACTCCGTGATCATTTGACGGGGCAGCAGACGCAACCACCGTGGCGGCTGAATCCTGCTGATTGTCATTCTCTGCAACCTCCTCGCCCACATGATCCGGCGAACCTTCCATCTCATCCTCGGGCTTGGCTTTGGCGCGAAGGAGCATTCGCTGCGGGTTTCTGACCTCTACGTCATGAGGAACGTCGAGATACTCAAGAACCTGCTGCGCGATGCGATTGAAGATCGGCGCAGCAACATCGCCTCCGTGATGCGCGCCAACGGGAGAATCTAAGATCACCGTCACCGTAATCGCAGGATTGTTGACCGGCGCAAAGCCGGAGAACGAGGCTATGTGCTTCACCCGATCATAACGGTGCGTTACTGGATTGATCTTCTGAGCCGTTCCCGTCTTTCCCGCCGAAGTATAGCCATCCAGGATTGCCTTCTTTCCTGTGCCCTGGAGCACTACTCCCTCCAGCATCCTCTTCATCTCTGCAGCTGCAAAGGTCGAGATCACTCTATGTTGCTGTCCCGGACGAAACACCACGGTCTGTGCGGATCCAGCACGGCCTTGCCCAACCGGGGTGCTGCCAGCGACGATACGCGGGGGCGTCCAAATACCGTCATTGGCAATACTGGAAGTCATCGTGACCAACTGCAGGGGAGAAACGCCGATCTCCTGCCCCATGGAGATCGCGCCGATGCTCATCTTCGACCACCGGTTTACAGGCTTTGTGATACCTCGGGTTTCCCCTGAAAGCTCAATCCCAGTTTGGGAGCCGAAACCAAAGCCGCGGATGTACTTGTACATGCGGTCTTCGCCTAACCGCATGGCGATCTTGATCGCACCCACGTCGCTGGAGCGTTCCAGGATCTGGCTCACGGTAAGCAGCCCGTACGGCTTCCAGTCGTGAATGCGAACGCCGCCTACGACGATCGATCCCATCTGGCAGTCGAAAATCTCGTTGGGATTCGTGATCCTCTCTTCTAGCGCCGCGGCGATGGTCACCATCTTGAACGTCGAGCCCGGTTCGTAGACATCGCTTACAGCGCGGTTTTTTAGCGACTTAGGATCGAGACCGCGCGAATTGTTCGGATCAAATGTCGGACGATTCGCCAGTGCCAGTATCTCTCCTGTTTTGGGATTCTGGATTACGACTGTGCCGGCTTCAGCGTGGGTCTTCTGCATCGCCGCATCGAGTTCCTTTTCCGCGATGTGTTGCACATCCTCGTCGATCGTGAGCACGAGGTTCTGACCAGGCTCGGGATTCTTCTCTACACGTCCAAACCAGCGATGGCGAGCGTCCATCGAGATGAGCATTTTGCCTGGACGACCGCTCAGCCGCTGATTGAAAGAGCGCTCAATTCCTGCCAGGCCATCATCGTCCATGCCGACGTAACCGATTACCTGCGCGGCCAGATCATTTTTTGGATAGAAGCGCTTGGGCTCTTTTTGGAAGTAAATGCCTTTCAGATTCAGCGCGCGCAGTCGTGCTGCAACGTTGTTGTCGAGCTTACGCGCGATCCAAGTGAACGAGCGCGACGACTCGAGCTTAGCCAACATCTCTTTGGGATCAGTTTTGAGAATGTGTGCGAGCAACTTCGCAGTGCTCGCCTGATCGGGAATTTCGGAAGGCACTGCGAAGACTGAGTCCACCTGGACGCTCATGGCCAGCGCGCGTCCCTTGCGATCGTAGATGACGCCACGCGGCGGAGAGACTTCAATACTGCGCTGCTGCTGGCGCGCTGCTTTTTGCGTCAGGAATCCGTATTCCACCACTTGCAGCCACAGCAATCGGCCGCAGATCGCGAAAATCCAGAGACAGAAAAAAGCCGCAAAGAGCGACAGTCGTAGACGGCCTTCGTGCTTCGTGGTACCAGGAGGCATCGGTGCTACGAGCCCAAGATTAGATTTAGAAACATTGTTGAGATCGGGTCATCTGGTGATCGGGTGAACTAAGACCGGAACTCAACTCTTACTTCACCCGATCACCCGATGGCCCGATCACCCGATCTAAAACGTGTGTGGCGGCCCGGTTGGTTTTCCAAGGCCACCACAATGCCGCGGGTCAAATCCCGCGAAACTTCAGATTGCCGCCCTTAGGAGATGAGCTTATTGCCAGTTGCTCTCCACCACCTGAATACCCGATGCTCTTGCCATTACCGGAGCAGTCGGATCTGCGGTAGCTTCAAGATGCATTACCTGCCCCGCCTGCGGAGCCACGAGGCCCAATCTGGCTGCGAGTTGCTCAATCCGTTCGGGATCGCGTAGCGATGCTTCTTCGAGACGTAGCGCACGATTCTGCTCGAGCAGCGCATCGCGCTCGATCTTCTGCGCTTCAATCTTGTAGCCGTACTCGATCGAGCTGAGGTGCTGCCAGGCGTAAATCATGGTGAAAAAGAACAGGACCGCCAGCGAAACCGAGAACATCGCGATTTCTCGCGCACGCTTTGGATCCGCGAGTTTCACGAGACGCGAGTTATCGATGGCCTTATTGAAGTAGATCTCGGGCGTGACTCCTCCCCACTTGCGCATCCGTGGGCGGGTTCGCGAATGCTGCCCGCCCGATCTCGATGCTGTGCCGACCGGCTGCCACATGCGGTAGCCGCCGCGCCCGGTGATTGCTTGGGTCGCCATTTACGCTACTCCCGCGTGTACATGAATGTA is a genomic window of Terriglobales bacterium containing:
- the murF gene encoding UDP-N-acetylmuramoyl-tripeptide--D-alanyl-D-alanine ligase, translating into MKLPLWRIAEFIEASGNFDGERVASGYSIDSRTIQPGDLFFAVKGERLDGHEFVSGALRSGAVAAVVAQDQSQKFAGEEQVLIVKDTLVALQRLGAAVRRLWGKRLIGVTGSAGKTTTKDVIAHLLSARFHVLKSLGNLNNHFGLPLQLLKLESEHDIAVIEMGMSHAGEIAALCEIAKPDWGVVTSVAPVHLEFFPEGISGIARAKYELIAALPAGGMAFLNADDAYVSQFGRDFHGKVIRFGIEHPAEVCAKRIEDLGPRGSRFQLAASGVNTPLELPLLGRHNLLNALAGIAVALEGGVTPTEAAASLASLKAPDKRGQVTQVAGATLINDSYNSNPKALDAMVDVVAASPAKRRIVVAGEMLELGPTAPDLHRESGNHIAQRKIDILIGVRGQARFIVEGAAAAGVNAKFFAEPEQAGDWLADNLQAGDVVLLKASRGVRLERALERLNEKLRLT
- a CDS encoding UDP-N-acetylmuramoyl-L-alanyl-D-glutamate--2,6-diaminopimelate ligase; amino-acid sequence: MKFREIMRDVDAISIAGDADVQGVAYDSRKVRPGFVFLAMHGETSDGNRFIDTAIRQGAVAVVSDSDDVALPGSVAFARVAHGRKALARISSNFYARQAEKLKLTGITGTNGKTTTTFLTEHILRAASRSVAMIGTIEYHVAGRVIPAPHTTPESLELNATFDEALRAGASEVVMEVSSHALEQGRVYGLHYDVAVFTNLTRDHLDYHRTMDAYSASKQKLFESNGAAPPRLAVVNADDSFGTSLLGTAKHSGTETMSYGLRSECDVTAQNIEYLPTGTRFRLRVRGKSVACESRLIGEINVYNVLAAAGAGFARGCAVEQIRNAIASFERVPGRFELVDCRQPFIVVVDYAHTDDALRNLTRSARQLRDKQKAPGRIITMFGCGGDRDRSKRPLMGRAAGEGSDFVVLTSDNPRSEDPQKIIADALPGLLQTGTPHAVEPDRRKAITLAIVEARSGDIVLLAGKGHEKYQITRDGTFPFDDVQIAKEVLASLSYRAFVPEGAPVA
- a CDS encoding penicillin-binding protein encodes the protein MPPGTTKHEGRLRLSLFAAFFCLWIFAICGRLLWLQVVEYGFLTQKAARQQQRSIEVSPPRGVIYDRKGRALAMSVQVDSVFAVPSEIPDQASTAKLLAHILKTDPKEMLAKLESSRSFTWIARKLDNNVAARLRALNLKGIYFQKEPKRFYPKNDLAAQVIGYVGMDDDGLAGIERSFNQRLSGRPGKMLISMDARHRWFGRVEKNPEPGQNLVLTIDEDVQHIAEKELDAAMQKTHAEAGTVVIQNPKTGEILALANRPTFDPNNSRGLDPKSLKNRAVSDVYEPGSTFKMVTIAAALEERITNPNEIFDCQMGSIVVGGVRIHDWKPYGLLTVSQILERSSDVGAIKIAMRLGEDRMYKYIRGFGFGSQTGIELSGETRGITKPVNRWSKMSIGAISMGQEIGVSPLQLVTMTSSIANDGIWTPPRIVAGSTPVGQGRAGSAQTVVFRPGQQHRVISTFAAAEMKRMLEGVVLQGTGKKAILDGYTSAGKTGTAQKINPVTHRYDRVKHIASFSGFAPVNNPAITVTVILDSPVGAHHGGDVAAPIFNRIAQQVLEYLDVPHDVEVRNPQRMLLRAKAKPEDEMEGSPDHVGEEVAENDNQQDSAATVVASAAPSNDHGVVPAAYRQAATVETQHAASSDGSTTLHEGSNSPLLPRTGTVVLDVDAAKTVPSFLGKPVRTVIEESQKAGLEVDIFGSGVARQQNPMPGARLPTGGHVTVQFAR
- the mraY gene encoding phospho-N-acetylmuramoyl-pentapeptide-transferase; the protein is MLYWLLYQRLHTVFPPFRIFSYITFRTAFASLTALFMGMIVGPAIIRQLRQFQIGQYIREEGPAAHQKKAGTPTMGGVLIVVAIVVPTLLWSDLTNRYIWMVVLSTLAFAAIGFTDDYLKIVHHRNLGLTGRSKLGLQIAVSFIIAVVLVAMQATGQYSTHLMVPFIKRFRPDLAIEALLQSPHLWVLAFLPFIIFVVLVIVGSSNAVNLTDGLDGLAIGCTIVAAAALTVLTYVSGHARFAEYLELQKMPQVGELTVFCGAMVGSSIGFLWYNAHPAEIFMGDVGSLALGGAIGTVAVIIKQELLLPFIGGVFVLEALSVILQVGSYKLRKKRIFKMAPLHHHFELIGWSESKVIVRFWIAALVFALFALTTLKLR